The genome window CGGGCGACCTGGATCATGGACGTGCCTCCGGCCCGGGCACCCGGTCGCCTTCGGCGACGGGAGCGACGGGCGTGGTCAGGGAGCGGACGTAGTGACGGACGAGGATCTCGGTTTCGGCGTCGGAAAGGGCGAGGTCGGGAAAGGCGCGCAGCTGGATGCCGATCGCCGCCGGAAGGCCCAGGAAGAGGGTCGCCTGGCGCTCCGGAGCGACGCCCAGGTCGAGGTCGAGCTCGGCCAGAACGCCGCCCAGGAGCCCCGCGTAGCGCTGCATGACGCTACCCAGCTGGCCGATCAGCTCGCTGTCACCCGAAGCGAGGCCCTCGGCGATGAGCAGGATCGGCAGGCCGCGGCTCGCCCGCAACAGGGAGATGTGGTGGCGCACCATGGCGAGCAGCCGCTCCTGCGGCCCGAGCCCGGGGTCGGCGGCGATCGCCGCGATCGTGCCGAGAAGCCGGCCGCCGAAGCGCTCGACCATCGCCCGCACCAGCGCCTGTTTGCCCTGGAAGTGGCGGTAGATCGCCGGCTCGGTGAACCCGACCCGCTCGGCGACGCGTTTCATCGTCAGGTTGCCGAGCCCCGATTCCGCGACCAGCTCCGCCGCGCGGTCGAGAATCTCGGCCTGGCGGGGAGTGGGTGGCCCGGGAAGGCCAGCGAGGGTAGGTGAGTGAATGTTCACTAACTCCTAACTTAGATCGTCGTCGGGCGCCTGTCAAGCGGCCCGTTTCGGCGCTCTCGGCTAGACTCGCGCCGCGGCAAAGGGAGAGAACCTCGATGATGCGAGCGCTACAGGCACTCGAGCGGTTGCGGGAAGGGAACGCACGATTCGTCGCCGACTTGCGCGGCCGCGAGGCGGCGACCAGCCCGGCGCGCCGGCACGAGCTTCCGGCCGGCCAGGAGCCGTTCGCGATCCTGCTCGGCTGCTCGGACTCGCGGGTGCCGGCGGAGATCGTCTTCGATCAGGGCCTGGGCGACCTCTTTGTGATCCGCGTCGCCGGCAACATCGTCGCCGCTTCCCAGGTCGGCAGCGTCGAGTTCGCGGCGGAGCGCTTCCGCACTCGGCTGGTTGTGGTTCTGGGCCACTCGCAGTGCGGCGCCGTACTCGCCACGGTCGAGGAGTTGCAGCGCCCGACCGCCAACCAGTCGCGGTATCTGCGCTCGATCGTGGACCGGGTGCGGCCCTCGGTCGAGCCGCTGCTCGCGACCGGGCTGCGCGACGACCCCGAGGCGCTGGTAAAGCAGGCGGTGCGGGCCAACATCCGGGTCTCGGCGAACCACTTGCGGCACGGCTCGGAGCTGCTCGAACAGCTGATCCAGAAGGACGGGCTGCTGGTGGTCGGCGCCGAGTACTCGCTCGAGACCGGCGTCGTCGAATTCTTCGATGGCCTGCCGAGGGCGGCGGAGGAGGGCACACGATGAGCGTGCAGTGGATCGTCTGTCCGGACTGCGCTTTCAAATTGCCGTACGCGATTCTGGGCAAGCAGGGGAGCTTTCGCACCGGTCGCGAGTTCGGCTCGCTCTGCCGGCACCGGGCCGAGTTCGCCCACCGCGAGTCGATGAACGGCCTCGATTGCCCGGCGCTGCGCGCCGAGGCCGAGCGGGTGCTGAAGATCCGCCTGCCGGGCGGGGCGCCCGAGCCTTCGTCCCAGCCTCCGGAGCCCGCCGCCGGCTGAACGCCCGCAGCAAGAGCGTGGTTTCGCGAAGTCGACCGCCCACCGTCAGGCCGGACCCGCGCAACCGAGAACAGGAGAGAGCATGTCGAGAGTGCGAAAGGTGCTGGGGTGGGTCGCCGGAGTCCTGCTCGTCCTGAGTGCCGCTGCGCACTCACTGCTGGGCGGCAAGGAGCTGCGGGCAGCGCTCGTCGCTGCGCAGGTGCCGGCCGACCTGCTGCGCGGCGCGATGATCGGCTGGCACTTCGGCGGCGTCGCGATGCTCGCCTTCGGCCTCGTCGTGCTGCACAGTTTCTCCCGCCGGAGCGACGCTGCGGCAATCTCCCTCTTCCCTGCCAGGGTCGTCGCCGTGACCTACCTCGGCTTCGGGGCCGCTGCCCTGCTGTTCACCGGCTTCGACCCGTTCTTCCTGGTCTTCATCGTTCCCGGGCTGCTGCTCAGCCTGGCCGCCTTCGGGAAGCCCGCGCGCCCGGCGAGCTGAAACACCGCGTCGGCCGGATCTGGCCGGCTGCCGCCGGAGTCGACGGGAGTCAACGGTGCCAGCTGCGCAGAATGAGCATGTAGTTGGCGCGCTCGTACCCGGCAGGGTCGGAACAGTTCCCGAGGTTCATGCTGCCGCGCAGCTGCGCGATCGACTCGTACTGGTGATCCGCGAGCCAGTAGGCGAACTCCTCGCGCAGCGTGCGCAACCTCTCCGGGCCGTGCGCCAGCAGCTCCGAGACCATCTGAACGGCATCGGCGCCGGTCATCACGGCCTTGATGGCGTCGGCGGCGGCATGGATGCCGCCGCTCACCGCGTAGGAGGTCCGGATCTGACCCGAGAGAATCGCGAGCCAGCGCAGCCGCAGCGCCAGGTCGCTCGCCAGCGAGAGGTGGAGTGAGCGGTCGACGGTCTGGCGTTCGATGTCGATATCCGGCTGGTAGAACGGATTGAAGAGCACCAGGCCGTCGACTCCGGCGTCGACCAGGCGCTCGGCGAAGTGGGCGAACGAGGTGTAGAAGGGGGAGAGCTTCACCGCCAGCGGGATCTGCAGAGCGCCGCGGACGGCGCGGATCATCTCGACGGTCTGCGCTTCGATCTCGGCGGCCCCCCGCCACGGATCGGTGGCGAGGGCGTAGACGTTGAGCTCGAGCGCGTCGGCTCCCGCCTCCTGGATCAGACGGGCATACTCGAGCCAGCCGCCGGGGGTCGAGCCGTTGAGCGAGCCGATGATGGGCACCGCGACCGCGCGCTTCACCCGCCGCAGGTGCTCGAGGTAGGCGTCGGGCCCGCGCCCGAGCGCACTCGACTCCGGAAAGAAGGCGAGCGCCTCGGGCGGCGGCTCGTCCACCAGCTCGTCGGCGAACCAGGCCGACATCGCGTCGTGGGTGATCTGCTCTTCGAAGAGGGAGTTCATCACGATCGCCGCGGCGCCGGCGTCTTCGAGGCGGCGAACATTGTCGAGGTCGTCGACCAGCGGCGAGGCGCCGCAGATGAAGGGGTGCGGGAGGGCGAGACCGAGATACGTGGTGTCGAGGTTCATCGCTCGGCTATTGAAGCGCTGCCATCTTTCGCTGCTCCCACCTTCCGAGATGCCGCTCGTCGCGTCTGAGGTCGAAGGCCTCCGCCGGGATTCCCGGGGGAAGCCTATCGCTACCGCGCCAGGGATGCCGCGCCGTCGACTTCGC of Thermoanaerobaculia bacterium contains these proteins:
- a CDS encoding TetR/AcrR family transcriptional regulator — encoded protein: MNIHSPTLAGLPGPPTPRQAEILDRAAELVAESGLGNLTMKRVAERVGFTEPAIYRHFQGKQALVRAMVERFGGRLLGTIAAIAADPGLGPQERLLAMVRHHISLLRASRGLPILLIAEGLASGDSELIGQLGSVMQRYAGLLGGVLAELDLDLGVAPERQATLFLGLPAAIGIQLRAFPDLALSDAETEILVRHYVRSLTTPVAPVAEGDRVPGPEARP
- a CDS encoding dihydroorotate dehydrogenase-like protein; the encoded protein is MNLDTTYLGLALPHPFICGASPLVDDLDNVRRLEDAGAAAIVMNSLFEEQITHDAMSAWFADELVDEPPPEALAFFPESSALGRGPDAYLEHLRRVKRAVAVPIIGSLNGSTPGGWLEYARLIQEAGADALELNVYALATDPWRGAAEIEAQTVEMIRAVRGALQIPLAVKLSPFYTSFAHFAERLVDAGVDGLVLFNPFYQPDIDIERQTVDRSLHLSLASDLALRLRWLAILSGQIRTSYAVSGGIHAAADAIKAVMTGADAVQMVSELLAHGPERLRTLREEFAYWLADHQYESIAQLRGSMNLGNCSDPAGYERANYMLILRSWHR
- a CDS encoding carbonic anhydrase, whose translation is MMRALQALERLREGNARFVADLRGREAATSPARRHELPAGQEPFAILLGCSDSRVPAEIVFDQGLGDLFVIRVAGNIVAASQVGSVEFAAERFRTRLVVVLGHSQCGAVLATVEELQRPTANQSRYLRSIVDRVRPSVEPLLATGLRDDPEALVKQAVRANIRVSANHLRHGSELLEQLIQKDGLLVVGAEYSLETGVVEFFDGLPRAAEEGTR